One genomic region from Phragmites australis chromosome 1, lpPhrAust1.1, whole genome shotgun sequence encodes:
- the LOC133889978 gene encoding polyphenol oxidase I, chloroplastic-like, producing the protein MEASSDRALLLLRILLFCALASAATILLPLATRPCANSLSRTILAVTGLDPYLISCAGDASEASLSEGDGAGKKPRSGGPIVTDLLWCGKPDLPPHALPPFHCCPPMPSSEPINFTFPDPGEPLRTRRPVHEVGAEYMAKYARAVALMKALPHDDPRSFYQQANIHCAYCTGAYRQVGRPELPVQIHFSWLFFPFHRAYLYFFERIAAKLLGDPGFAMPFWSWDVPEGMRIPAEFAAEASPLYDPIRNPRHAPPTVVDLDFMDVEKNYTNEQQIQYNLWAMYKQMISNAPLPSLFHGQPYRAGDAEKPGAGTVEIYPHNTMHGWTGDISRPNHEDMGVYYSAGRDPIFYPHHANIDRLWEAWRRIGVARGNRRQVDFTDPDWLESSFLFYDEEARLVRVSIRDMLDMGRLRYRYAGVGLPWLSARPPATPGVNSRRGKLKSVSFPVSLDAAVSVEVRRPGTLRSRREKEAREEVLVVEGVETDGADFVKFDVYVNAVEYEKVGPGGREMAGSFVTLKHPGKEGMVMRTSMRVALNELLEDLGADGDESITVTLVPARGKARIGGLRIVYMAE; encoded by the exons ATGGAGGCCAGTAGCGACCGCGCTCTGCTCTTACTCCGCATCCTCCTCTTCTGCGCGCTCGCGTCAGCAGCCACCATCTTGCTCCCTCTTGCCACAAGGCCATGCGCCAACTCGCTGTCAAGAACCATCCTCGCCGTCACAGGCCTCGACCCCTACCTCATCTCCTGCGCCGGCGACGCCTCGGAAGCCTCACTGTCTGAAGGCGACGGCGCGGGCAAGAAGCCCCGCAGTGGCGGACCCATAGTGACCGACCTGCTGTGGTGCGGCAAGCCCGACCTCCCGCCTCACGCTCTCCCGCCGTTCCACTGCTGCCCGCCGATGCCGTCGTCGGAGCCGATCAACTTCACGTTCCCCGACCCGGGCGAGCCGCTCCGGACGCGACGACCGGTGCACGAGGTCGGCGCGGAGTACATGGCCAAGTACGCGCGCGCGGTGGCGCTGATGAAGGCGCTGCCGCACGACGACCCGCGTAGCTTCTACCAGCAGGCCAACATCCACTGCGCCTATTGCACCGGCGCGTACCGGCAGGTGGGGCGGCCGGAGCTGCCCGTGCAGATCCACTTCTCGTGGCTCTTCTTCCCCTTCCACCGCGCGTACCTCTACTTCTTCGAGCGCATCGCAGCGAAGCTCCTGGGGGACCCCGGGTTCGCCATGCCGTTCTGGAGCTGGGACGTTCCCGAGGGGATGCGCATACCCGCGGAGTTCGCCGCCGAGGCATCGCCGCTCTACGACCCGATACGGAATCCGAGGCATGCGCCGCCCACGGTCGTTGACCTCGACTTCATGGACGTCGAGAAGAACTACACGAACGAGCAGCAGATCCAGTACAACCTCTGGGCCATGTATAAACAG ATGATTAGCAACGCCCCGTTGCCGTCCCTCTTTCACGGGCAGCCATACCGCGCCGGCGACGCGGAGAAGCCGGGCGCCGGCACGGTTGAGATATACCCGCACAACACGATGCACGGGTGGACGGGCGACATCTCGCGCCCCAACCACGAGGACATGGGCGTCTACTACTCCGCGGGGCGGGACCCCATCTTCTACCCTCACCACGCTAACATCGACCGCCTGTGGGAGGCGTGGCGCCGCATCGGCGTCGCCCGCGGCAACCGGCGCCAGGTGGACTTCACGGACCCGGACTGGctcgaatcctccttcctcttctaTGACGAGGAAGCCCGCCTCGTGCGCGTCTCAATCCGCGACATGCTCGACATGGGGCGGCTCCGTTACAGGTACGCTGGCGTCGGGCTGCCATGGCTCAGCGCGCGGCCGCCCGCCACCCCCGGCGTGAACAGCAGGAGAGGCAAACTGAAGTCCGTCAGTTTTCCGGTGTCGCTCGACGCGGCGGTGTCCGTGGAGGTCAGGCGGCCGGGAACGCTGCGGAGCCGGCGGGAGAAGGAGGCGCGTGAGGAAGTGCTGGTGGTCGAGGGCGTCGAGACCGACGGCGCGGACTTCGTCAAGTTCGACGTGTACGTGAACGCCGTGGAGTACGAGAAGGTCGGGCCGGGCGGGCGGGAGATGGCTGGCAGCTTCGTGACCCTGAAGCACCCCGGCAAGGAGGGAATGGTGATGAGGACGAGCATGAGGGTGGCGCTGAACGAGCTCTTGGAGGACCTCGGCGCCGACGGAGACGAGAGCATCACCGTGACGCTGGTGCCGGCGAGGGGAAAGGCCAGGATCGGAGGCCTCAGAATAGTGTACATGGCAGAGTGA
- the LOC133889987 gene encoding polyphenol oxidase, chloroplastic-like, with product MAASRRLLVFFTALAVSLTVAASFSATDSDGSSTDANNAIGRLGIPIPRRNSTGPMVTDLSVCGPAELPPHALPPFQCCPPPSPVPPIDFKFPDSSEPLRVRRRMHKVSAEFLANFTRAIELMKALPKDDPRSFYQQANIHCAYCTGAYKQLGHPELNIQVHNTWFFQPLHRGYLYFFERILGKLIGDPAFAVPFWNWDAPEGMPMPSMFSNRDSTLFDPLRNPSHSPPRYLDMHFDGVDVNRTAEEQVELNLRTMYRQLITNAPLPSLFHGQPYRPGDKPNPGAGSLEVYPHNHVHYWCGDLRRPNNENMGVYYSAGRDPILYPHHSNIDRMWEVWRALDPNRHVDFSDPDWLDASFLFYDEDARLVRMRVRDVLDSSKLRYTYENVHLQWVNAKPTVTPGLSRQRRAAAKALEAVRFPVSLQRAVTAEVRRPRVARSRLAKAVEEEVLVVEGIEFDGTELVKFDVYINAPEYHKVGRGGRELAGSYMSLKHVGHRHHGTFETSLRLALNELLEDLDADGDETVAVTLVPKQGKVRIGGLRIEYLLE from the coding sequence ATGGCTGCTAGTCGTCGCCTCCTTGTATTCTTCACGGCCCTCGCTGTTTCCCTCACCGTCGCGGCGTCGTTTTCGGCCACCGACAGCGATGGCTCGTCGACGGATGCCAACAATGCCATTGGCCGGCTCGGCATCCCCATCCCGCGCCGCAACTCAACGGGGCCCATGGTCACCGACCTGTCCGTGTGCGGCCCCGCGGAGCTCCCGCCGCACGCGCTGCCGCCGTTCCAGTGCTGCCCACCGCCGTCCCCCGTGCCGCCCATCGACTTCAAGTTCCCCGACTCGTCGGAGCCGTTGCGCGTTCGCCGGCGGATGCACAAGGTGAGCGCGGAGTTCCTGGCCAACTTCACCCGCGCCATTGAGCTGATGAAGGCGCTGCCGAAGGACGACCCGCGCAGCTTCTACCAGCAGGCCAACATCCACTGCGCGTACTGCACCGGCGCGTATAAGCAACTGGGCCATCCGGAGCTCAACATCCAGGTGCACAACACCTGGTTCTTCCAGCCCTTGCACCGGGGTTACCTCTACTTCTTCGAGCGCATCCTCGGCAAGCTCATCGGCGACCCAGCTTTCGCTGTTCCGTTCTGGAACTGGGACGCGCCTGAGGGCATGCCGATGCCGTCCATGTTCTCCAACCGCGACTCCACGCTGTTCGACCCGCTCCGCAACCCCAGCCACTCCCCGCCGAGGTACCTCgacatgcacttcgacggcgtGGACGTCAACCGCACCGCCGAGGAGCAGGTGGAGCTCAACCTCAGGACCATGTACCGGCAGCTGATCACCAACGCGCCGCTGCCGTCGCTGTTCCACGGACAGCCGTACCGTCCGGGGGATAAGCCCAACCCAGGGGCAGGGTCGCTGGAGGTGTACCCGCACAACCACGTGCACTACTGGTGCGGCGACCTGCGGCGGCCCAACAATGAGAATATGGGCGTCTACTACTCCGCCGGGCGCGACCCCATCCTGTACCCGCACCACTCCAACATCGATCGCATGTGGGAGGTGTGGCGCGCGCTCGACCCCAACCGCCACGTCGACTTCTCGGACCCGGACTGGCTCGACGCCTCCTTCCTCTTCTACGACGAGGACGCCCGCCTCGTGCGCATGCGCGTCCGCGACGTGCTCGATAGCTCCAAGCTCCGCTACACCTACGAGAACGTGCACCTGCAGTGGGTCAACGCCAAGCCCACCGTGACCCCCGGCCTGAGCCGGCAGAGGAGAGCCGCCGCCAAGGCGCTGGAGGCGGTCAGGTTCCCGGTGTCCCTGCAGCGCGCGGTGACTGCGGAGGTGCGGAGGCCGCGGGTGGCGCGGAGCCGGCTCGccaaggcggtggaggaggaggtccTGGTGGTCGAGGGGATCGAGTTCGACGGCACGGAGCTGGTCAAGTTCGACGTGTACATCAACGCGCCCGAGTACCACAAGGtcgggcgcggcggccgcgagcTCGCCGGCAGCTACATGAGCCTGAAGCACGTCGGGCACAGGCACCACGGCACGTTCGAGACCAGCCTGAGGCTCGCGCTGAACGAGCTGCTCGAGGACCTGGACGCCGACGGCGACGAGACGGTGGCCGTCACGCTGGTGCCGAAACAAGGAAAGGTCAGGATCGGAGGGCTGAGAATCGAGTACCTACTCGAGTAG